One window from the genome of Rubinisphaera margarita encodes:
- the miaB gene encoding tRNA (N6-isopentenyl adenosine(37)-C2)-methylthiotransferase MiaB, giving the protein MNETAHNKKLFIETVGCQMNVLDSELVVAALRQDGYELTPSMKEADTILFNTCSVREHAEEKIYSQLGRLKYSKDARPNLVIGVMGCMAQKDQKIIFRRAPHVDLIVGTGQLAEIPRLIDESRKGEKRQMAVSLGRKDGSRLEVSSSFQSYDPLRDPEMRPSPHQAFVRIMFGCDKFCTYCVVPTTRGPEQSRQPSDIRRESEALAAQGVKEITLLGQTVNSYKHTEEGRLYRMSDLLESLHDIEGIQRIKFVTNYPKDMTDDLLQAIRDLPKVSHYLHVPLQHGCDDMLKKMKRGYTVAEYRDMMHRIRETIPGVSVSSDFIVGFCGESDEAHQKSMDVVREFRFKNSFIFKYSERSGTKAADNYPDDIPDDVKKARNNEMLTLQNAISAEDNADFIGRTVEVLVEGPSKNAVKAEQNRPSNAGPDQLVGRSRCDRIVVFNGNPRLIGTIAHVSVQDCTPTTLMGNIVTQTHQHGSNMLPILQ; this is encoded by the coding sequence ATGAACGAAACTGCCCATAATAAGAAGCTGTTCATCGAAACGGTTGGCTGTCAGATGAACGTTCTCGACAGCGAACTCGTCGTGGCGGCTCTGCGCCAGGACGGCTACGAGCTGACTCCCAGCATGAAGGAAGCCGACACGATCCTCTTCAACACGTGCAGCGTTCGCGAGCATGCCGAGGAGAAGATCTACAGCCAGCTCGGTCGTCTGAAGTACAGCAAAGATGCCCGTCCGAATCTGGTCATTGGAGTCATGGGCTGTATGGCTCAGAAGGACCAGAAGATCATCTTCCGCCGCGCGCCGCATGTCGACCTGATCGTCGGCACCGGGCAGCTGGCCGAGATCCCCCGGCTCATCGATGAATCCCGAAAGGGCGAGAAGCGGCAGATGGCCGTCAGCCTCGGTCGTAAAGACGGCTCCCGGCTCGAAGTTTCCAGCAGCTTTCAGAGTTACGATCCACTTCGCGATCCGGAAATGCGACCGAGTCCGCATCAGGCGTTCGTCCGGATCATGTTCGGCTGCGACAAATTCTGCACGTACTGCGTGGTGCCGACAACCCGTGGGCCCGAACAGAGCCGCCAGCCGAGCGATATCCGCCGCGAGTCGGAAGCGCTGGCCGCTCAGGGCGTGAAAGAAATCACGCTGCTCGGCCAGACCGTCAACAGTTACAAGCACACCGAAGAGGGGCGCCTGTATCGCATGTCCGACCTGCTGGAGTCACTGCACGACATCGAAGGCATTCAGCGGATCAAGTTCGTTACGAACTACCCGAAAGACATGACCGACGATCTGCTGCAGGCGATTCGAGATCTGCCCAAGGTTTCGCATTACCTGCACGTGCCGCTCCAGCACGGTTGCGACGACATGCTCAAGAAGATGAAGCGCGGCTACACCGTGGCCGAATATCGCGACATGATGCACCGGATTCGCGAAACGATTCCCGGCGTGTCGGTATCGAGCGACTTTATCGTCGGCTTCTGCGGCGAGTCGGATGAGGCTCACCAGAAGAGCATGGATGTTGTCCGTGAGTTCCGGTTCAAGAACAGCTTCATCTTCAAGTACTCGGAACGCTCTGGCACCAAAGCCGCCGACAACTACCCGGATGACATTCCGGATGACGTCAAGAAGGCTCGTAACAACGAGATGCTGACGCTGCAGAACGCTATCAGTGCCGAAGACAACGCCGACTTCATCGGTCGCACTGTCGAAGTGCTGGTGGAAGGACCGAGCAAGAACGCGGTCAAAGCCGAGCAGAATCGTCCGTCGAACGCCGGCCCGGATCAGCTCGTCGGCCGCAGTCGCTGCGACCGCATCGTGGTCTTCAACGGCAATCCCCGTCTGATCGGGACGATTGCTCATGTCTCCGTTCAGGACTGCACACCGACCACGCTGATGGGCAACATCGTCACGCAGACGCACCAGCACGGTTCCAACATGCTCCCGATCCTGCAGTAA
- a CDS encoding amidohydrolase family protein yields the protein MVDSFSLFVSLAWLGPERGLLRDVSLRIEDGQIASIVPDSRPEPNSEQRSALIPPLVNAHCHLEFSHLEEPLQPAHPFQSWIGRTVQTRRENADPARSIKTGLDEAARCGVHRVADIATQTLDSYPARKSTDVAACLFRELIGVQPESIASQRQLLDEFLTADTEWARGISPHAPYSVHPDLLEYAIDKAVEHQLPVTMHLAETRSELEFLRDGTGDFVDMLTRFGIWSGPFYPPETRPLDLMKRLASAPRVLLAHCNYLSEDEIEYLAAHPQMAAIYCPRTHAFFKHDPHPWQKLLEQGAQVALGTDGRGSSPDLSIWNEILFLAERFPDVDPALLLSLGTTRGAAAMGWDWTFEVGQPARFTLLDADGPPESLSQLLSDHVRPIALRRSH from the coding sequence ATGGTGGATTCGTTCTCGCTGTTCGTCTCTCTGGCGTGGCTCGGCCCGGAACGGGGGCTGCTTCGAGATGTCTCCCTTCGCATTGAAGACGGGCAAATTGCTTCCATCGTTCCGGACTCTCGTCCCGAACCGAATTCAGAACAACGCTCCGCGCTGATTCCGCCGCTGGTAAACGCGCACTGTCATCTTGAGTTCAGCCATCTCGAAGAACCGCTCCAGCCTGCTCATCCCTTTCAGAGCTGGATCGGTCGGACCGTGCAGACACGACGTGAGAATGCCGACCCGGCCCGTTCGATCAAAACGGGACTCGATGAAGCCGCCAGATGCGGAGTTCATCGAGTGGCCGACATCGCAACGCAAACGCTCGACAGTTATCCGGCCCGAAAGTCCACTGACGTCGCCGCATGCCTCTTTCGAGAACTCATTGGCGTGCAACCGGAGTCGATTGCCTCACAACGGCAATTGCTCGATGAGTTTTTGACCGCGGATACCGAATGGGCCAGAGGAATCAGTCCGCATGCGCCGTACTCGGTGCATCCCGATCTGCTGGAATACGCGATCGACAAAGCCGTGGAGCATCAATTGCCGGTCACGATGCATCTGGCGGAGACGCGAAGCGAACTGGAGTTTCTCCGGGACGGAACCGGCGACTTCGTCGACATGCTGACGCGCTTCGGGATCTGGAGTGGACCATTCTATCCGCCGGAAACCCGTCCGCTCGATCTGATGAAGCGGCTCGCTTCCGCTCCGCGGGTTCTACTGGCGCACTGCAACTATTTGAGTGAGGACGAGATCGAGTACCTCGCCGCCCATCCTCAAATGGCTGCGATTTACTGCCCACGAACGCACGCCTTCTTCAAGCACGACCCGCACCCCTGGCAGAAGCTGCTGGAGCAGGGGGCCCAAGTCGCCCTGGGCACCGACGGGCGAGGCTCCTCGCCGGACCTTTCCATCTGGAACGAGATCCTGTTTCTGGCGGAGCGTTTCCCGGACGTCGACCCCGCTTTGCTGTTGAGTCTGGGGACGACACGCGGAGCAGCAGCGATGGGCTGGGACTGGACGTTCGAAGTCGGTCAGCCCGCGCGCTTCACGCTGCTCGATGCAGACGGACCGCCAGAAAGTCTGAGCCAGTTGCTGAGCGACCACGTTCGACCGATCGCACTAAGAAGATCGCACTGA
- the efp gene encoding elongation factor P yields the protein MPSVNTSDFKKGMKVIVENDPYEIVECNFVKPGKGQALYKTKLRNLLKGGILDRTYKSGDSLEAADIRRSQGSYSYRDADSYHFLDSDTFEQYALPAETIDHYMKFLMEGTEVDLLFWNDQLISMTPPQNVVLEVTYTEPAARGNTATNVTKGATVETGVEVQVPAFIEQGNRVKIDVENGSYVERVNN from the coding sequence ATGCCGTCCGTCAATACCAGCGATTTCAAAAAAGGCATGAAGGTCATCGTGGAAAACGATCCGTACGAAATTGTGGAATGCAACTTCGTGAAACCGGGAAAAGGACAGGCGCTTTATAAGACGAAGCTGCGAAACCTCCTCAAGGGAGGAATCCTCGACCGCACTTACAAGAGCGGCGACAGCCTCGAAGCCGCCGACATTCGCCGCAGTCAGGGATCGTATTCCTATCGCGATGCCGACAGCTATCATTTCCTCGACAGCGATACCTTCGAGCAGTACGCGCTGCCGGCGGAGACGATCGATCATTACATGAAGTTCCTGATGGAAGGGACCGAAGTCGACCTGCTGTTCTGGAACGATCAGCTGATCTCGATGACCCCGCCGCAGAACGTGGTTCTCGAAGTCACCTACACCGAACCGGCTGCCCGCGGCAACACGGCCACAAACGTGACCAAGGGCGCGACTGTGGAAACTGGCGTTGAAGTGCAGGTGCCGGCGTTCATTGAGCAGGGCAACCGAGTCAAGATCGACGTCGAAAACGGAAGCTACGTCGAACGCGTCAACAACTGA
- a CDS encoding GNAT family N-acetyltransferase, with protein sequence MPEVQIRTFRNFDPPHLVRLWNTAYQSRGVAAPISPDIFDIAVLAVPFFDPAGLIVAEINDELVGFAHVGFCVNEAHTALDHSQAVLCTIVVDPDHRHEDIGTRLLEQARNYARGKGAEVLFAGPSPERDPFYNGIYGGSRPSGFLESQPSLIEFLTASGFEPVEQHGVFQKDLTTTREPINLKLVAIRRRMELQLGEDHRIEDWWWAARLGRYELLRFDLVPRNQLQAVASITVLGLDFFVSNWNHRAVGMLDLIVAEEERRKGYGQSLLIEVGRRLKDEMITLLEIHAPLQQAEMVKLITGAGFTQVDTGVVFRQDL encoded by the coding sequence ATGCCTGAAGTCCAGATCCGTACATTTCGGAACTTCGACCCGCCGCATCTGGTAAGACTCTGGAACACAGCTTACCAATCCCGTGGCGTCGCTGCTCCAATCAGTCCCGATATTTTCGATATCGCGGTGCTGGCGGTCCCGTTCTTCGATCCCGCCGGATTGATCGTCGCCGAGATCAACGACGAACTGGTCGGCTTCGCCCATGTCGGCTTCTGTGTGAACGAAGCTCACACCGCCCTGGATCATTCCCAGGCCGTACTTTGCACGATCGTGGTCGATCCGGATCATCGGCACGAAGACATTGGCACCCGACTGCTGGAGCAGGCTCGCAACTATGCTCGCGGCAAAGGAGCCGAGGTCCTCTTCGCGGGACCTTCGCCGGAACGCGACCCCTTCTACAACGGCATTTACGGCGGCAGTCGTCCTTCCGGGTTTCTGGAAAGCCAGCCATCACTCATTGAATTCCTGACCGCCAGTGGATTCGAGCCGGTCGAGCAGCATGGGGTCTTTCAGAAGGATCTGACCACGACCCGCGAACCGATCAACCTGAAGCTCGTCGCAATTCGCCGCCGCATGGAACTTCAGCTGGGTGAAGATCATCGCATTGAAGACTGGTGGTGGGCGGCCCGCCTCGGTCGATATGAACTGCTGCGGTTCGACCTCGTTCCCCGCAACCAGCTACAGGCCGTGGCGTCGATCACGGTGCTTGGCCTCGACTTCTTCGTCAGCAACTGGAATCACCGAGCCGTCGGCATGCTCGATCTGATCGTTGCCGAAGAGGAGCGACGGAAAGGTTACGGCCAGTCGCTGCTCATTGAAGTCGGTCGCCGCCTGAAAGACGAGATGATCACTCTGCTGGAGATTCATGCTCCGCTGCAGCAGGCCGAGATGGTAAAGCTGATCACCGGAGCCGGGTTCACGCAGGTTGATACCGGCGTCGTGTTCCGACAGGATCTGTAA
- the epmB gene encoding EF-P beta-lysylation protein EpmB, which translates to MDKTALNAFSQVTQTISADLSPPKSLWQKELAAAWRSPAELLEHLDLIELLPSVPSDVQEFPLLAPHSFVRRMQPGNPADPLLRQILPVQSELLNTEGFAADPVHDQDASPLPGMIHKYANRVLLITTGTCAVHCRYCFRRHFPYEAAPRSLEQWDRVLEELAGDRDVDEVILSGGDPLTWTDSRLQKLIARLAEIPQLERIRVHSRLPVVLPERVTDELIAALTSTRLQPVFVIHANHGQEIADDARNQIQRLARSGFPVLNQAVLLRGVNDSVDAQAELCRRLINIGVIPYYVNQLDRVQGAAHFEVPIEEGRRILGALKDLLPGYAVPRYVIDVPGQGSKTEIVCDLPRE; encoded by the coding sequence ATGGACAAGACCGCCCTTAACGCCTTTTCTCAGGTTACGCAAACAATTTCCGCCGATTTGTCCCCTCCAAAATCGCTCTGGCAGAAGGAACTGGCAGCCGCCTGGCGGAGTCCCGCCGAACTGCTCGAACATCTCGATCTGATCGAGCTGCTCCCCTCGGTCCCTTCAGACGTTCAGGAATTTCCCCTGCTCGCTCCCCATTCCTTTGTGCGACGGATGCAGCCCGGAAATCCCGCAGACCCGCTGCTGCGGCAGATCCTGCCGGTCCAGTCCGAACTCCTCAATACAGAAGGGTTTGCAGCCGATCCCGTCCACGACCAGGACGCCTCGCCGTTGCCCGGAATGATCCACAAGTACGCCAATCGGGTCCTGCTGATCACCACGGGGACGTGTGCGGTTCACTGCCGCTATTGCTTTCGCCGCCACTTCCCCTACGAAGCGGCTCCCCGATCGCTCGAACAGTGGGACCGGGTACTCGAAGAACTGGCCGGAGATCGGGATGTCGACGAAGTCATCCTCAGCGGCGGCGATCCGCTCACGTGGACAGACAGTCGGCTGCAAAAACTGATCGCCCGTCTTGCTGAAATTCCCCAGCTGGAACGAATCCGCGTCCATTCCCGACTGCCGGTGGTGTTGCCGGAGCGCGTGACGGATGAATTGATCGCCGCGTTGACCTCGACCCGTCTGCAGCCGGTATTCGTCATCCACGCCAATCACGGTCAGGAAATCGCCGACGATGCCCGGAACCAGATTCAACGTCTGGCTCGCAGCGGGTTCCCAGTCCTCAATCAGGCGGTGCTGCTTCGTGGCGTGAACGACTCGGTCGACGCCCAGGCGGAACTCTGTCGCAGGCTGATCAACATCGGCGTGATCCCGTACTACGTGAATCAGCTCGACCGCGTCCAGGGGGCGGCTCACTTCGAGGTCCCGATTGAAGAAGGCCGCCGGATCCTCGGAGCCTTAAAAGACCTGCTTCCCGGTTATGCCGTACCACGATACGTCATCGATGTTCCGGGGCAGGGGAGCAAGACGGAAATCGTGTGTGATCTTCCCAGGGAGTAA
- a CDS encoding serine hydrolase domain-containing protein, which yields MNRTVPAVMIIAVFLTAVSLAEEQFPGIPARFQPAVDYLEARDGHAFLVYRDGKLVAEIYLNGWSADKPHRLASGTKSFSAAMAIVGIQDGLLEFDDKVSDTITEWKSDPRSEITVRQLLSLTSGIDPGPTGRVPSYASAVEAELRNRPGRRFAYGPVPFQIFGEFMRRKLEPQALSPEEYLKQKVLDPIGMKVDAWRTDVEGNPHLPSGMSLKAREWAKYGQLICNLGKHEGRQILDEALLRECFQPSEAQSRYGITFWLNNTGKGPADLVMAAGAGKQKLYIVPSLKVVIVQFAEAESKRYAEVEFLKLALPPAILP from the coding sequence ATGAATCGGACTGTTCCTGCTGTCATGATCATCGCAGTCTTCCTGACAGCAGTGTCGCTGGCCGAAGAACAATTTCCGGGCATCCCGGCTCGCTTCCAGCCAGCTGTGGACTATCTGGAAGCACGCGATGGACACGCCTTTCTGGTCTATCGCGACGGGAAACTTGTTGCCGAAATTTATCTGAATGGCTGGTCGGCCGACAAACCTCATCGTCTGGCGAGCGGCACGAAGAGCTTCTCGGCGGCAATGGCTATTGTCGGAATTCAGGACGGCCTGCTCGAATTCGATGACAAGGTGTCCGACACGATCACGGAATGGAAAAGCGATCCCCGCTCGGAAATCACAGTGCGGCAGCTACTTTCGCTCACGAGCGGAATTGATCCTGGCCCGACCGGCCGCGTCCCTTCGTATGCCAGCGCGGTCGAAGCCGAGCTGCGCAATCGCCCCGGACGCCGCTTTGCCTATGGGCCGGTTCCTTTCCAGATCTTCGGTGAGTTCATGCGACGGAAACTGGAGCCGCAAGCCCTCTCGCCAGAGGAGTACCTGAAGCAGAAAGTGCTCGATCCAATCGGCATGAAAGTCGATGCCTGGCGGACCGATGTCGAGGGGAATCCGCATCTGCCGTCCGGGATGTCTCTTAAAGCTCGCGAGTGGGCGAAATACGGACAGCTGATCTGCAATCTTGGAAAGCATGAAGGCAGGCAGATTCTCGATGAAGCACTGCTGAGAGAATGCTTCCAGCCCAGTGAGGCTCAGTCCCGATATGGGATCACCTTCTGGTTGAACAATACCGGGAAAGGGCCTGCCGATCTGGTGATGGCGGCTGGAGCCGGTAAGCAGAAACTGTACATCGTTCCCTCGCTCAAGGTCGTGATCGTGCAGTTTGCTGAGGCCGAATCGAAACGCTACGCTGAGGTCGAATTCCTGAAACTGGCACTTCCCCCGGCGATTCTCCCCTAG